GACGTAGAAGGCGGCCCGCAGCGACGGAGCGATGACGTCGTCGAGCTGGTTCAGGCCCATCCGCATCACCACCGGGGCCGTGGTGAGGCCCGCCACCTCGGTGAAGTTGGTCTGGTTACGCACCAGCACGAAGAACTTCCGGCCGAGGCGTTCCAGGTAGGGCAACCACATCGCGAGCTGGTAGGCGGTGCCGGCCGGCGCGTTCCAGTGCACGAGGAAGACCGGCTCGTAGGCGGTCAGCGTGGCGAGCAGCTTCGCCTCGCTGCGGCGCCGCGCGCGGAACTCCCGCAGCCCCTGCCACCCGGTGACGAGCGTCAACCCGAGCGCCGCGACCGCCACCACCAGCGCGACCACGCCGGAGACGCCGGTGAACGCGCAGACCAGGGCCACCAGCACGGCGACGGCGTTGGCCAGCGCCACCCGGCTCAGGTCGGGGCCACGGCGTCGCGGCGAACCGAGTCCGGGCAGGTTCGCCGCGACCGGGTAGACCGCCTCGAACACGGACGTCAGCAGCGGCTCGGCGAGCACCGCCACGCCCGCGACGGCGACACCGACCGCCAGGGCGGGAGCGAGGCCGCCGTGCACCACGCCGAGCAGGTAGGCGCAGGCGAGCAGGAGGACACGGGCCACGACCGAGGTTCCGGCCGCCGCCCGACGACCACCCCGCCACGTCCAGGCGAGCAGCCCGAGCGCGAGCAGGGCCGCCGGGAGCGCCCAGAGACGGGAACCGCCCACCGCCGCCAGCAACAGGGCGGCGAGGGCCGCCACGTCGACCGCCGCGGCGGGCAGACGCGAGCCGACGGCGGAGGTCCGCGCCTCCGTCAGCCGTCCGCGCAACCGGGACCGACCCGGCGTCGACGCCGTCATCGTGCGATCCCGACCGACGACGGGCCGCCCCACGGCAGCCGCCCCGCCCGACTCCGGCAGATGGCCCGGAAGTTCTGTTGCAACGCCAACTCCTTTTCCCACTGGCTACCTGTTCCCGCAGCCGTGACGGCTCGGGGAACGGTGGTTCATCGTGCGGGCGCGGACCGCCCACGGCTCGCGGTCGCCGCCCGCGTACGCGCCGCGCCGCGGGCCGCCGCCCGACGGCCTACCGGCGGTGGTCCGTGCCGGGCGGCGTCACCCTCGCCTGCGACCCCGCTGACTCGGCCGGGCCGCCCCGCAGCCGGTGCGGGTGCACCGGTTCCGGGCCGACCTTCGGGGCGCGGTGCTCGTACGGGGTGGAGAGCACCACCGTCGTGCGGGTGGTGACGTTCGCGGCCGTGCGGATCTCCTGCAGCACCCGCTCCAGGTCCGCCGGGCTGGCCACCCGCACCAGCAGCAGGTAGAAGTCCTCCCCGGCCACCGAGTAGCACGAGTCGATCTCCGGCAGGCCGGCCAGCCGCTCGGGGGCGTCGTCCGGCTGCGAGGGGTCGAACGGTCGGATCGCCACGAACGCGGTCAGCGGCAGGTCCAGCGCCTCGAACGAGACCCGGGCCGCGTAACCCTTGATGACGCCGCGCTGCTCCAGCCGGCGGACCCGCTGGTGCACGGCGGACACCGACAGGCCCACCCGCTCGGCCAGGTCCGTGTACGACAGCCGACCGTCTCCGGTCAGTGCGGCGACGATGGCGCGGTCGATCTCCTCCACGCGCTGCAACCTACCTGGAATCGACCGCACCGTCGCACCCGGTCCGGCGGGTGCGACGGTCAGCGCGCCGTCCGGTCCCGGACCGCGTCGGCCGCGTAGTTCAACACCTCCGCCATGTCCTCCTCGTCGAGGAAGGGCAGATCGGTGAGGATGTCGGTGACCGACATGCCCTCGGCGAGCATCGCCAGCAGGGTGGCGACGGGGATCCGCGACTGCCGGACGCAGGGCGCACCCCCCATGACCTCGGGGTCGACGGTGATGCGGGGGAACGTCACGGCGACAGGTTAGCCCTTGGCCAGCGCGCGCGAGATGACCAGCCGCTGGATCTGGTTGGTGCCCTCCACGATCTGGAGCACCTTCGCCTCCCGCATGTACCGCTCGACCGGGTGGTCGGCGACGTAGCCGGCGCCGCCGAGCACCTGCACCGCGTCGGTGGTCACCCGCATCGCCACGTCGGTGGCGAAGAGCTTCGCCTTCGCCGCCTCGATGGAGTACGGCCGGCCCGCGTCGCGCAGCCGCGCGGCGGACAGCATCAGCGCCCGGGCCGCGGAGATCTGGGTGGCCGCGTCGGCGAGCAGGAAGCCCAGCCCCTGGAAGTCGATGATGGACCGGCCGAACTGCTGCCGCTCCCTGGCATAGCCGACGGCGTAGTCCAGCGCGGCCTGGGCGAGGCCCACCGCGCAGGCGGCGATACCGAGCCGGCCGGAGTCCAGGGCGGACATGGCGATGGTGAAGCCCATCCCCTCGCCGCCGATCAGCCGGTCGGCCGGCACCCGGGCGTCCTCGAAGACGATCTGCGCCACCGGAGAGGCGTGCAGGCCCATCGTGCGCTCGGCGGCCTGCGGCTGGATGCCCGGGGTGCCGCGGTCGGCCAGCAGGCAGGACACGCCCTTCGGGCCGGGGCCGCCGGTGCGGCAGAAGATGTTGTAGAAGTCGGCGACCCGGGCGTGGGTGATCCACGCCTTGGTGCCGGAGACCACGTACGCGTCGCCGTCGCGGACGGCCTTCGTGGTCAGCGCCGCCGCGTCGGAGCCGCCCTGCGGCTCGGAGAGGCAGTACGCCCCCAGCAGTTCCCCGCCGATCAGGTCGGG
The Micromonospora sp. R77 DNA segment above includes these coding regions:
- a CDS encoding DUF433 domain-containing protein, translating into MTFPRITVDPEVMGGAPCVRQSRIPVATLLAMLAEGMSVTDILTDLPFLDEEDMAEVLNYAADAVRDRTAR
- a CDS encoding CDP-glycerol glycerophosphotransferase family protein produces the protein MTASTPGRSRLRGRLTEARTSAVGSRLPAAAVDVAALAALLLAAVGGSRLWALPAALLALGLLAWTWRGGRRAAAGTSVVARVLLLACAYLLGVVHGGLAPALAVGVAVAGVAVLAEPLLTSVFEAVYPVAANLPGLGSPRRRGPDLSRVALANAVAVLVALVCAFTGVSGVVALVVAVAALGLTLVTGWQGLREFRARRRSEAKLLATLTAYEPVFLVHWNAPAGTAYQLAMWLPYLERLGRKFFVLVRNQTNFTEVAGLTTAPVVMRMGLNQLDDVIAPSLRAAFYVNTATVNNHVVRYTNLTHIQLNHGDSDKVPSHNPVFRLYDKNFVAGQAAIDRFAANGVRMPAEMFTIVGRPQVENVAIAAAPIASIANPRVLYAPTWAGFYADSNYSSLLVGYDIVKALVARGCSVVFRPHPYSQRSAELTRECARIRTLLADDRRANGRPHVFGAEAEVAMTVADCFNASDAMVSDVSSVVADYLFSEKPFAMVAVSVPAARFPEEFPLARAAYVIDAHGGRLPGLDTALDDLLGADPLAATRRDLKKYYLGDIPSDRYAQRFLDEASRYL
- a CDS encoding Lrp/AsnC family transcriptional regulator, giving the protein MEEIDRAIVAALTGDGRLSYTDLAERVGLSVSAVHQRVRRLEQRGVIKGYAARVSFEALDLPLTAFVAIRPFDPSQPDDAPERLAGLPEIDSCYSVAGEDFYLLLVRVASPADLERVLQEIRTAANVTTRTTVVLSTPYEHRAPKVGPEPVHPHRLRGGPAESAGSQARVTPPGTDHRR
- a CDS encoding acyl-CoA dehydrogenase family protein, with product MTVDRILPTDEAHDLLDLATELADRELAPKAAGFEQRAEFPREVLRTLGRAGLLGLPYAEEHGGAAQPYEVYLQVLEILASRWLAVAEAVSVHTLSCYPVAQFGSDEQRKLLPDLIGGELLGAYCLSEPQGGSDAAALTTKAVRDGDAYVVSGTKAWITHARVADFYNIFCRTGGPGPKGVSCLLADRGTPGIQPQAAERTMGLHASPVAQIVFEDARVPADRLIGGEGMGFTIAMSALDSGRLGIAACAVGLAQAALDYAVGYARERQQFGRSIIDFQGLGFLLADAATQISAARALMLSAARLRDAGRPYSIEAAKAKLFATDVAMRVTTDAVQVLGGAGYVADHPVERYMREAKVLQIVEGTNQIQRLVISRALAKG